One window from the genome of Yamadazyma tenuis chromosome 7, complete sequence encodes:
- the RGI1 gene encoding Respiratory growth induced protein 1 (COG:S; EggNog:ENOG503P5ZM): MGKKERKNSVTVDLENCDKMQHLKPIPKSRSSSITSIESNGSFESVLRPPPMKEFDDLRAFEAYIRDETWENDFDYLHAHLKYYPPFILKECHENLDKVKPTANKNSRKFKRNLQHHVQRHLMKEMAICGGYNMDFKRVDVRETPKTMVWTYEDSTDHGFNPEEEDAFNRHWKLQLEVCCNNENAMVDVDYRAIPL; the protein is encoded by the coding sequence ATGggaaagaaagaaagaaaaaacTCTGTCACTGTTGACTTAGAAAATTGCGACAAAATGCAGCACTTGAAACCTATTCCAAAGAGCAGATCATCTTCCATAACCTCCATTGAGAGTAACGGTTCGTTCGAGTCGGTGTTAAGACCTCCTCCAATGAAGgaatttgatgatttaAGAGCATTTGAGGCTTATATTAGAGATGAAACATGGGAAAATGATTTTGACTATTTACATGCCCACTTGAAGTATTATCCTCCATTTATATTGAAGGAATGCCACGAAAACTTAGATAAAGTTAAACCTACGGCCAACAAAAACAGTAGAAAGTTCAAGAGGAATTTGCAACATCATGTGCAAAGACACTTGATGAAAGAAATGGCCATCTGTGGAGGTTACAACATGGACTTCAAGCGGGTTGACGTGCGTGAAACCCCCAAGACCATGGTCTGGACGTACGAGGATAGTACTGACCATGGCTTCAATCccgaagaagaggatgCCTTCAATAGACACTGGAAATTACAGTTAGAAGTTTGCTGCAACAACGAAAACGCTATGGTCGATGTTGATTACAGGGCAATTCCTTTGTGA
- the EAF3 gene encoding Esa1p-associated factor (COG:B; EggNog:ENOG503NVZW) has translation MSTYCEPVLKPNASVLAFHGPLIYKAKVLKSHEYGKSFVVDEEGNHEPVEENEIPEHLLECNAYLLHYMGWNSKWDEWVANDRVMELNDENMRLRRRVREDYNESKKKSAEPSPKPSKRHRHNTKVKKKVEKEELKQKKRKNDVILPMPAKLKYLLVDDWEFTTKDRKIVTLPAPKPLNIILKEYLEEVEQTKTLEQFNITQEVMSGLAVYFKASVKLILLYKYERVQYGEILKEHGADVDLGDIYGFEHLLRLFVTLPGLVTETVMDAPSIHTLMSECGDILEYLEQHFNEYMNEYETTSPAYDALARS, from the coding sequence CCACTTATTGTGAACCAGTTTTAAAACCCAATGCCCTGGTATTGGCATTCCATGGACCTTTAATCTATAAGGCCAAGGTTTTGAAGTCTCATGAATATGGTAAAAGCTTTgtggtggatgaagaaggaaacCATGAgccagttgaagaaaatgaaatCCCAGAACACTTGCTCGAGTGTAATGCCTATCTCCTTCATTACATGGGATGGAACCTGAAATGGGACGAATGGGTCGCCAACGACCGTGTCATGGAGTTGAATGATGAAAACATGAGACTTCGAAGACGTGTCAGAGAAGATTACAATGaaagcaagaagaaactgGCAGAGCCAAGTCCCAAACCCTCTAAACGTCATCGGCACAACACCaaggtgaagaaaaagGTAGAAAAGGAAGAGCTCAAACaaaaaaagagaaagaatgATGTGATTCTTCCTATGCCTGCTAAGCTAAAATaccttcttgttgatgactGGGAATTTACTACTAAGGATAGAAAGATCGTTACACTTCCTGCTCCAAAACCACTCAATATAATACTCAAAGAATATTTGGAAGAGGTAGAACAAACCAAGACACTAGAGCAGTTCAATATTACACAAGAAGTTATGAGTGGTCTTGCAGTCTATTTCAAAGCATCCGTCAAGCTAATTCTTTTGTACAAGTATGAGAGAGTGCAGTATGGGGAAATTTTGAAGGAACACGGGGCGGACGTTGACTTGGGAGACATATACGGGTTCGAACACCTTCTTCGACTCTTTGTCACCCTACCTGGATTGGTGACCGAAACGGTTATGGATGCACCAAGTATTCATACATTGATGAGCGAGTGTGGAGATATTTTGGAATATCTAGAGCAACACTTTAATGAGTACATGAACGAATACGAAACCACTTCCCCAGCATATGATGCGTTGGCAAGAAGTTAA